In Actinoplanes lobatus, the DNA window CGGTTGACTCGAAGGGTGATTCGCCGACTTCTCAGCAGACCCGTCACCTGGATCGCCGTCGCGGTGCTCGGTATCGGTGCGGCGGGTGGTCTCTACTGGTTCCAGCCCTGGCGGCTGTTCACCGACACCGTCGTCACCGACACGCTGTCCACGATGCCGCAGCCGTCCGGCCCGCCCGCCGCTTCCGTGGCCGCGCCAGTCGTGATCGCCCAGGGTGACTTCATCACCCACGAGCACGACACCAGCGGTACGGCGCGGATGGTGCGCAACCCGGACGGCAGCCACCAGCTGGAGATCGCCGGGCTGGACACCAGCGACGGCCCCGACCTGCGGGTGTGGCTGTCCGATCAGGAGGTTCGCACCGGAGTGGCCGGCTGGCGGGTGTTCGACGACGGAGAGTACGCGGAACTCGGCAAACTCAAGGGCAACCACGGCGACCAGGTGTACCGGCTCGCCGACGGGATCGATCCGGTGGCGTTCCGCAGCGTCAGCATCTGGTGCAAGCGGTTCTCCGTCTCGTTCGGAGCCGCCGAACTCGCCGCCGTCTAGGAGAGTCGGCCGTCGTCGCCGGCCTTGGCCAGCACGTCGTGCAGGTGGGCCACGCACTCCGCCACCGCCGGCAGCGCCGCGCTGCGGCCCAGTGACCGTGGCCGTGGGATGTCGACGGCGAGCACCTCGCGCACCCTTCCCGGACGTGGTGACAGGACCACGACGCGGTCGGCGAGCAGCACCGCCTCCTGGATCGAGTGGGTGACGAAGACCGTGGTCGCCGGCCGGGCCAGGTGCAGCGCCTGCAACTGGGCGGCCATGTCCTCGCGGGTAAGCGCGTCCAGGGCGGAGAACGGCTCGTCCATCAGCAGCACGCGGGGCTGCTGGATCAGCGCCCGGCACAGCGCCACCCGCTGCTGCATGCCGCCCGACAGCTCGTACGGATGCCGGTGATGAAAACCGGCCAGCCCCACCGCGTCCAGCAGCTCGCGGGCCCGGTCGGCGCCCTCGGCCCGTGGCAGCCGCGCGATCTCGACCGGCAGCAGCACGTTGCCCAGGGCGGTCCGCCACGGCAGTAGCGCCGGCTGCTGCTGCATCAGCGCCACGTCCCGGCGTGGCCCGCGCACCGGGCCGCCGTCCACGGTGATCGTGCCCGACGTGGGTTCGAGGAGTCCGGCGATCAGCCGCAGCAGGGTCGACTTGCCGCAACCGGAGCGGCCGATCACCGCGACGAACTCGCCCTCGGCCACCGTCAGGTCGATCTCGTGCAGGGCGGCGACGGTCTCGGTCCGGGCCGGGAACGTCCGCGACACCCGGGTCAGCGCGATCATCCGGAGATCGCCCGTGCCCACGGCACCAGCAGCCGTTCCAACAGCACGACCAGGTAGAACAGTGCGGTGCTGAGGACCGCCAGCAGGGTGATGGCGGCGAACGCGAGCGGCGTGTCGAACGACATCCCGGACAGCACGATCACCGCGCCGAGCCCGCCGGTCGGATTGTTGATCTCGGCGACCACGGCGCCGATCACGGCGAGGGAGATGCCGACCTTCAAGCCGACGAACATCTGCGGCAGCGCCCACGGCAGGCGGATCTTGACGTACGCCTGCCACACGCTCGCCGACAGCGACCGGCTCAGCTCGCTCAGCTCCGCCGGGGTGGAGGTGAGCCCGGCCATCGTCGCCACCACGACCGGGAAGAAGCAGATCAGCACCACCAGTACGATCTTCGGCTGCGCCCCGAACCCCAGCCACACCACCAGCAGCGGCGCGACCGCCACCTTCGGCACCGAGTTCAGCGCGACCAGCACCGGCAGGGTGGCGCGTTCCAGGGCCCGCCAGGCGGTCAGCGTCATCGCCAGCAGCAGCCCGGCGACCACGGCGATGCCGAATCCGGTCACCGTCACCGCCACCGTGGATCCGGCCTCCCGCAACAGGTACGCCGGTTGCCGCCGGAACGCCTCGACGATGTCCGGCGGCGCCGGCAGGAAGAACGACCGGATCCCGAACACGACGGTCGCCGACCACCAGACGGCGAGCGCGGTCACCGCACCGAGCAGCGGCAGCGCCCACGACCGGATCCGGGTCACCGGCGGCAGCCCATCGTCGAATACGTGAAGTGACTGCGTACCACCAGGGCCGGGTCGTCGGCCAGCCGGCACAGGCGCTCCAGCTCGGCCTCGGTCATGCCGGCCGCGCGCAGCCCGGCGCCCACCTGCGCCACGTTCACCGCGATCAGCCGGGCGCCCGCCGTGCCGCCGGCCCACGAACCGGCGCGGATCTCGGTGGTCACCTCGTCGAAACCCGCCGCCAGCAGCGCGGCGTGTGCGCGGCCGGCCCAGGCGGGATCGGCGCCGTTGGCCGGCAACAACTGATTCACCAGGATGCGGTGGTAGCGCTCGACCAGTTCGGCGGCGGCCGCGTCGGGGGCGGCCAACACCACATCGGGGTACGCCGAAAGCCAGTCCTCGACGACCAGGATCCCGCCCGGGGCGAGCGCGTCCGCGAGGCGTACCAGAATCCGGTTTTGATCGTGAAGGTGGGCCAGGACCAGGCGCGCGTGGATCAGATCCCACGGCGGCTCCGGGATCGGGTCGGTGGTGAGGTCGTGACGGCGTACCGCGTACCCCTGATTCTGGGGAATGTGCCGTGGGTTGAGGTCGGTGGCCAGCACGCGCCCGCCCCGCTCGGCCAGCCAGCGCGCCACGCTTCCGCCGCCGGCGCCGGCCTCCAGGCAGCGCAGACCGGTCAGGTCGCCGAGGGCGCGGAGCCGGTCGAAGGTGAACGGGTCGAGGATCTCGGCGAGCAGATCGTGCCGCAGCTCCGCGGCCGGGTCGTCGTTGTCGAAGGAGTAGGCGGCCCTCATGCCGTCGGCGCCAGCGAGAAGTCCACCACCGACTCCGGGGTCAGGCCGGGCGGAATCAGGCCGTTGCTCTCCAGGGTGGTCAACGCGTCGGCGACCTTGGTCTTGTCGATGACCCCGGACGGCTTCACGGCCGGCGTCATCAGCGTGATCTCGCCGACGGCGGCCGTCACATCGGCGGTCGGCTGCGCCTTCTTCAAGATCTGCGCGGCCTCGTCCGGATGGTCCAGGGTGTATTGCAGGCCTTTCAGCGCCGCGTCCCGGAACCGGCGGACCATGTCCGGATCCGCCGCGGTGACCTTGCTCGACGCCATCAGGCCGTTACCGAAAAGACCGGGCAGGAATTCACTGTACGGAAGGACGACCGTCTTCTTGCCGCCCGCCGCCTTCTCGATGCCCCGGGCGCCGATCAGGAACGTGCTGAGCGCGTCGACCCGGCCACTGGCCAGCAGCGACGGCAGCTGAGCGGGCGCGGCGTTGACCCACTCCACCTTGCTCGCGTCGATGCCGGCCAGTTTCGCGTACGCCGGGAAGAGCAGCTGGTTCACCGAGCCGGTCGCCGCGCCCAGCTTGCGGCCCTCCAGGTCCTTCGGCTTGGTGATGCCGGAACCCTCCAGCGCGATGATCGAGACGAGGGTCTGCTGATGCACCGCGGCGAACGCCCGGATGTCCGGGGCCTGGCCCTTGCCCGCCAGAATCCAGGCGCCGGTCATGTCCAGATTCGCGAACTGTGCCTGCCCGGCGCTGAGCACCTTGATGTTCTCGCCGGTCGCGGCGCCGAGCTGGATCGTGACGTCCAGGCCCGCGTCGCGGAAGTAGCCCTTCTCCTGCGCGACCCAGGCGAAGGCGTCGCGGCCCACCGCACCGAACGCGGTCAGGTAGGTGACCTTGTCGGCGCTGGTCTCCGGGGCATCCCCGGAATCCCCGCAGCCCGTGATCAACAGGATGATCGACAAAGAAATGGCAAGTATTCTCTTCATCGCCATGATCCCCCGCATCGGCGGCAAATGCATCGGAAACGATACGCCTCGATGGGCAAGATCGGTGCACTCAGGACGCTCGTGCCGCCCCGCGTTCGTGTAGCCAGGCGATGACATCGGCGTCGCCGCCGCGGATGGCGGCGTCCAGCGGGGTCAGATTCTCCCAGCGGGGGATCCAGTCGAGGTCGGCGCCCCGGTCGAGCAGGAACCGGGCGGCCTCCAGCTGTCCGCCGTGGCAGGCGCCCCAGAACAGGTCACCGACATCGGCGGGCTCCGGCCCGTCGAAGGCCGCGTGCAGAAGATCGAGCCGGCCGAGCGTCGCGGCATGCCACAGTGTCACGTGGGCGCCCCGCTCGACCAGCCGGCGGGCGGTCCGCCACTGCGCGAACGCGGTCGCATCGTCCAGCGGCGTGCCACCGGCGATCACCGCGCCCGGCGCGTCGATGTCCGCGCCGGCGTCCAGCAGCGCGTCGAGCACGGCGACGTCGTCGCAGCTGGCCGCCCAGTGCAACGGCGTCTCGGCGTGCGACCCGGTGAACCGGGCGTTGACATCGGCGCCCGCCTCGACGAGCGCGGCCACCGTGGCCGGCCCGTCCGGGTAGTGGCCGGGCCAGTCGGTGACCACGTGCAGCAGGGTCCGGTCCCCGATACGGGCGGTGGCCAGATCCGGGCGCTCGGCCAGCAGCTCCCGCAACCGCGCGACGTCCCCGGTCCGGATCGCCGCGACAACCGCGACCGCGAGCGGATCCTCAGTGTCGAGTTCGGGTGTGCCGGCCGCCATGCCGCCCATGCTACGGACGGACCCGTGCTCAGTGAGCGATCGTGGTGTGGTCCGGCGCCGGCGCCGACCGCCTCAGTCCCGGTGCCAAGGCCACCGTGCTGCACAGTGAGGCGACCGCGAGCGCGCCCATCGCGTACGCGGGGCCGAGCCAGGTGGCGAGCAGACCACCGATCGTTGCACCGACCGCCTGTCCCACCATCAGCCCGGTCGAGTAGAGGCCGAACGCCTGGCCGCGGGAGTCTGGCCCGCTGACTCGGACCAGCCGCTCCTGCAGGAGCAGCGAGGCCGAGAAGCCGATTGACGCGACGAACCCGCACGCGAGAGCGATCGCCGGCGGCGGTGCGAAGAAGAAGCCGAGGTACGGCAATGCCAGCAGCATCCGCAATGGCCCGACGAGCCGGTCGCGGTGCCGGGGCGGGAGGAAACGGCCCACGACGACGTCGCCGAGCAGCATGCCGGCCGCGGTGGCGGCGAACAGGTATCCGGCGCCCGAGTGACCCGCGTACGGGACGAACAGGGCCTCGCAGCCGACGATGAGCCCGTTCGGCACCCACAGCGCCAGGTAGACCGGCCGGGTTGTCGGCGAACCGAGCAAGGCGCGGTTCGCGTCCCTCGTACGCGTCAGCAGGCCCTTGTCCGACGCCACGCCAGGCCGTTCGCGGAGCCCGAACCGCAGGGCTGCCACCGCCACCGCCATGGTCGCGCCCGCGACCAGGAAGAGAGAAGAGACCGAGAGCCAGACGAGCATTACGCCGCCGAGCCCGTACCCGGCAACCTGCATGACGCCGACCGCGATGTTCAGGGTCGCCCGCCCGAGCACGAAGCCGTCCGGCGGCAGAATTTCGTGCATCAGCCGCATGAACGAACCGCTGGTCGCCGAGCCCGCAAGGAAGGGCATCGCGAGGATCGCGAATCGCAGCCCCCAGGACAGGTTCGGCAGGGCCTGCAACAGGAACGCGACCGAGTAGGCGATGGGCATGATCGTCGACGCGCGACGCGGACCCATGGCATCCGAGGCGCTGAGAACGGTGGCCGAACCGAGCAACGTGATCAGCGGCCCGCCGAACATCGACAGTGCGGTGAGCACGGGCGAACCGGTGCTGGCGTAGGTGGTGGCGCCGAGGGCGAGGCTGCCGATCGATATCGCCGCCATCGTCACGCAGCGGACGAGGAACAACACCCGGAATTCAGGCAGGGCGAGGACCTCTCGGTAGGTATGCACGACGCGAGTCTGGAAGGGTAGGCCCCGCGGTCTCCAACTATTCGCGGAGAGGCGAAACGTCATGGGCTCCTGGCGAGTGTCCGCCGACCTGCTCGCATCGAGCCGGTTCGTGCTGTCCCCGATGGCCGAGACGGTGGCCGCGCTCACCCTGCTCGAGGTGCCACGGGGTCCCTGGCAGCAGGCATTCCACGCCGCGAACCGAGATGCGTTCGCCGAGATGCTGGCCCGCCACCCGGTACGGCGTGACCTCGTGCGCCGCGCATGGCGGCCCCGCCGCGGCGACCTGCCCGGCTGGATGGCCGACTTCCTCGGCATCGTGCCCGAGGCCCCCGGCATGTCGTTCAATGACGAACTCGACCAGCTTGCCGCCGAATGGGACGACGACCGTATCCGCTCGGAACTCCGCACGGTCCGGCCGGGCCCGCTCGCCGAGACACTGCTGCGACCAGGCCTGCACGCGGAACTGCTCGGGCTGCTGCGCTGGATCTGGACGGCCACCGTCGAGGCCGACTGGCCCCGCCGGCGGCGGGTGCTGCAGGCCGACATCGTGTCCCGCACGACCACGCTGGCCGCTCACGGCTGGGCCGGTCTGATCCCCACGCTGGGTGCGAAAACACGGTGGCTCGGCGACGGACTACTGCAGATCAACCATTTCGACCTGCCCGAGCGTGACCTATCAGCGGCCCGGACGTTGCTGTTCGTCCCGGTGCACGGCAACGGCTCATGGGTCATGTGGGACGAGCCCACCCGGTACGCCCTCGTCTACCCGGTCACCGGCGCGCTCGCCACGATGGCCGTGGCCGACGTGCAGGGCCTGGCCCGGTTGATCGGCGCCAACCGGGCCAGGCTGCTGCTCACACTGGACGACCCCCGCTCCACCACCCAGCTCGTGGCCCTTTCGGGATTGCCCCTGGGCTCGGTCGGCAACCACCTCAAAGTGATGCTCGATGCCGGCCTGATGCTCCGCCGCCGCGCCGGACGCGAGGTCCTCTACTGGCGAACAGCGCTGGGCGACTCGTTGGCAGCAACAACCCGCCAGCCCACGGAACACCCGCCGACATGACGCGGGCGGTCACCGTGCGAGGGCGGCGCCCCCGCACGGGTTACGCGCCGAGCTGGTCGCGGAAATCGGCCAGGCGGAAGGTGCCCTTGAACTGGGTGGTGGCGGTGGCGTCGAGGAAGCCGAGTTCCGGTATCCAGCCGGCGCCGCCGGACGGGCCGAGGGTGAGGATGACGCCGTCCGGGAAGGGCTCGTAGGTGGTGAGTGGGCCGTCCTCGATCAGGGCGCGGATGTTCGCGGCGGCCACCTCGCCCTGGTGCCCGGCGGCGCGGGCCGTCTTCAGCTCGGGTGTGTCGTTGGCGTCGCCGACGGCGAAGACCCGGTCGTGGCCGGTCACCCGCAGATGTTCGGTGACCGGTAGCCGGCCGTCCGGGCGCCGGACCGCGGACAGGGCGGCGCCGAGGTGGCCGCTCGGCACGGTCGTTCCGTAGCAGGCGAACCACAGGTCGGAGGAGATCGTCTCGCCGTCGGCGGTGGTCGCGGTGAACGGGTGTACCGTGCCGGCCGGGGTGTCCGGCAGGGTGTCGAGTTTGGCGCCGAGCAGCACCCGGACGCCGAGGTCGTCGAGTTGCCGGGCCACCTCGGTACGGAGTTCGGCGGTGAACCGGCCGCCGAGCAGTTCGGGTGCCGGGTCGACGACGGTCACCGGCTTTCCCGGCCAGGCCGCCGCGATCTCGCCGGCGAACTCGAGGCCGGTCGGGCCGGCGCCGAGCAGCAGCACCCCGGACGCCGCCCGGAGAGCCTCATGAGTTTCGCGCAGCCGTTGCCGGCCGGTGTCGAGCCGGTGCGGGAAAGCGCCGGTCGAGCCGGTCGCCAGCACCACGTAGTCGGCGTCGAGCCGTGTTCCGGAGGCGAGGTCGACCCGGCCGGGCCGCACGTCGGCTGCCATGTCGCGGAGCACACGGCCGCGGGTGAGCAGTCCGTCGTACCGGATGAAGATCTTGTCGGTCCAGGCCGGGTCGGTGGCCGCGCGCAGTTGGGCGACGACGTGGACGAAGGTCTCCTTCGGCTCCACCAGCGTCACCTCCGCGATGTCGTCCAGGGCCCGGGCCACCGCGATGCCGCCGTAGCCGCCGCCCACCACTACCACTGTCGAAGCCATGTCGGGACTCACCTTTCGTCGGGTCGTCTCGACTGTCGTGCGTTCCTCGTGCGGCAGGGAGACCGCGCTCATGGTGGTAGTCGCGGGGCCACCTTCGGCGGGCCGCGCGTTGTTACTGTCGGCGGGTGGGTGACAACGAGCTGGGGCTGTTCCTGCGTGCCCGGCGTGCGGAGGTGACCCCGGCGGAGGTCGGTCTGCCTTCCGGCACCCGTCGGCGCACGCCCGGGCTGCGCCGTTCCGAGGTGGCGATGCTCGCCGGCATCAGTGTGGAGTATCTGATCCGGCTCGAGCAGGGCCGCGACCGGCGTCCGTCGCCGCAGGTGCTGGCCGCGCTGGCCGGCCCGTTGCGGCTGACCGCCGCGGAGCGCGCCCATCTGCATCGGCTCACCCGGACGGCCCGGCTTTGTGGTGGGCTGGTCAAAGATCAGGATCAGACGGTACGACCTGGGCTGCGCGGGTTGCTCGACCAGCTGGAGCCGGGCGCGGCGATGCTGGTCAACCAGGTCGGTGACGTGCTGGCGTACACATCGGGGTTTCGTCGCCTGGCCGCGCCGATCGGTCTGCTGGCCGGTGATCCGCCGAACCTGAACCGCTACGTCTTCACCGACCCGCGGGCCCGCGAGGCGTACCCGGACTGGGCGCATGTGGCGGATGAGCAGGTGGCGGCGCTGAAGGACGGCCCACCGCGCCCGGATTTCACCGGGGAGCTGGAGGCTGCGGCGGGTGACGAGCTCACGCAGCGGCTGCGGCGGGTGCCGGGCCTGCCGCGGGCGCACGGGCTGCTGCGCCTGGAGCATCCCGAGGCGGGGTCCCTGCGGCTCGCGTACGAGACGTTGAAGTTGCCGGGCGACGACAATCTGCGGCTGGTGGTCCAGTTGCCGGCCGACGAGGCCACCGCCGAGGCGCTGCGGAGGATCGCGCCGCTGCGGCTGGTCGCCGGCTGATCGTCACAGCCAGCCGGCGCGGCGCAGCACCCAGTAGAGGCCGGACGCGCTGACCAGCATCAGCAGTGCCACGCTCGGGTAGCCGTAGCGCCAGCCCAGTTCGGGCATGTGGGTGAAGTTCATGCCGTAGACGCCGGCGATCGTGGTGATCAGTGCGGCGATCGCCGCCCAGGAGGCGATGCGGCGCATGTCGTTGTTCTGGTCCACGGTCAGCTGGGTGAGGCGGGCCTGGAGGAGGGCGTTGAGCACCTCGTCGAGGGCGACGACCTCCTCCATGACCGCGGTGTGCCGGCCGGCGACGTCCCGCAG includes these proteins:
- a CDS encoding DM13 domain-containing protein, whose translation is MIRRLLSRPVTWIAVAVLGIGAAGGLYWFQPWRLFTDTVVTDTLSTMPQPSGPPAASVAAPVVIAQGDFITHEHDTSGTARMVRNPDGSHQLEIAGLDTSDGPDLRVWLSDQEVRTGVAGWRVFDDGEYAELGKLKGNHGDQVYRLADGIDPVAFRSVSIWCKRFSVSFGAAELAAV
- a CDS encoding ABC transporter ATP-binding protein → MIALTRVSRTFPARTETVAALHEIDLTVAEGEFVAVIGRSGCGKSTLLRLIAGLLEPTSGTITVDGGPVRGPRRDVALMQQQPALLPWRTALGNVLLPVEIARLPRAEGADRARELLDAVGLAGFHHRHPYELSGGMQQRVALCRALIQQPRVLLMDEPFSALDALTREDMAAQLQALHLARPATTVFVTHSIQEAVLLADRVVVLSPRPGRVREVLAVDIPRPRSLGRSAALPAVAECVAHLHDVLAKAGDDGRLS
- a CDS encoding ABC transporter permease, whose amino-acid sequence is MTRIRSWALPLLGAVTALAVWWSATVVFGIRSFFLPAPPDIVEAFRRQPAYLLREAGSTVAVTVTGFGIAVVAGLLLAMTLTAWRALERATLPVLVALNSVPKVAVAPLLVVWLGFGAQPKIVLVVLICFFPVVVATMAGLTSTPAELSELSRSLSASVWQAYVKIRLPWALPQMFVGLKVGISLAVIGAVVAEINNPTGGLGAVIVLSGMSFDTPLAFAAITLLAVLSTALFYLVVLLERLLVPWARAISG
- a CDS encoding class I SAM-dependent methyltransferase, translated to MRAAYSFDNDDPAAELRHDLLAEILDPFTFDRLRALGDLTGLRCLEAGAGGGSVARWLAERGGRVLATDLNPRHIPQNQGYAVRRHDLTTDPIPEPPWDLIHARLVLAHLHDQNRILVRLADALAPGGILVVEDWLSAYPDVVLAAPDAAAAELVERYHRILVNQLLPANGADPAWAGRAHAALLAAGFDEVTTEIRAGSWAGGTAGARLIAVNVAQVGAGLRAAGMTEAELERLCRLADDPALVVRSHFTYSTMGCRR
- a CDS encoding ABC transporter substrate-binding protein, whose translation is MKRILAISLSIILLITGCGDSGDAPETSADKVTYLTAFGAVGRDAFAWVAQEKGYFRDAGLDVTIQLGAATGENIKVLSAGQAQFANLDMTGAWILAGKGQAPDIRAFAAVHQQTLVSIIALEGSGITKPKDLEGRKLGAATGSVNQLLFPAYAKLAGIDASKVEWVNAAPAQLPSLLASGRVDALSTFLIGARGIEKAAGGKKTVVLPYSEFLPGLFGNGLMASSKVTAADPDMVRRFRDAALKGLQYTLDHPDEAAQILKKAQPTADVTAAVGEITLMTPAVKPSGVIDKTKVADALTTLESNGLIPPGLTPESVVDFSLAPTA
- a CDS encoding ankyrin repeat domain-containing protein: MAAGTPELDTEDPLAVAVVAAIRTGDVARLRELLAERPDLATARIGDRTLLHVVTDWPGHYPDGPATVAALVEAGADVNARFTGSHAETPLHWAASCDDVAVLDALLDAGADIDAPGAVIAGGTPLDDATAFAQWRTARRLVERGAHVTLWHAATLGRLDLLHAAFDGPEPADVGDLFWGACHGGQLEAARFLLDRGADLDWIPRWENLTPLDAAIRGGDADVIAWLHERGAARAS
- a CDS encoding MFS transporter — protein: MHTYREVLALPEFRVLFLVRCVTMAAISIGSLALGATTYASTGSPVLTALSMFGGPLITLLGSATVLSASDAMGPRRASTIMPIAYSVAFLLQALPNLSWGLRFAILAMPFLAGSATSGSFMRLMHEILPPDGFVLGRATLNIAVGVMQVAGYGLGGVMLVWLSVSSLFLVAGATMAVAVAALRFGLRERPGVASDKGLLTRTRDANRALLGSPTTRPVYLALWVPNGLIVGCEALFVPYAGHSGAGYLFAATAAGMLLGDVVVGRFLPPRHRDRLVGPLRMLLALPYLGFFFAPPPAIALACGFVASIGFSASLLLQERLVRVSGPDSRGQAFGLYSTGLMVGQAVGATIGGLLATWLGPAYAMGALAVASLCSTVALAPGLRRSAPAPDHTTIAH
- a CDS encoding ArsR/SmtB family transcription factor; this translates as MGSWRVSADLLASSRFVLSPMAETVAALTLLEVPRGPWQQAFHAANRDAFAEMLARHPVRRDLVRRAWRPRRGDLPGWMADFLGIVPEAPGMSFNDELDQLAAEWDDDRIRSELRTVRPGPLAETLLRPGLHAELLGLLRWIWTATVEADWPRRRRVLQADIVSRTTTLAAHGWAGLIPTLGAKTRWLGDGLLQINHFDLPERDLSAARTLLFVPVHGNGSWVMWDEPTRYALVYPVTGALATMAVADVQGLARLIGANRARLLLTLDDPRSTTQLVALSGLPLGSVGNHLKVMLDAGLMLRRRAGREVLYWRTALGDSLAATTRQPTEHPPT
- a CDS encoding NAD(P)/FAD-dependent oxidoreductase; the encoded protein is MASTVVVVGGGYGGIAVARALDDIAEVTLVEPKETFVHVVAQLRAATDPAWTDKIFIRYDGLLTRGRVLRDMAADVRPGRVDLASGTRLDADYVVLATGSTGAFPHRLDTGRQRLRETHEALRAASGVLLLGAGPTGLEFAGEIAAAWPGKPVTVVDPAPELLGGRFTAELRTEVARQLDDLGVRVLLGAKLDTLPDTPAGTVHPFTATTADGETISSDLWFACYGTTVPSGHLGAALSAVRRPDGRLPVTEHLRVTGHDRVFAVGDANDTPELKTARAAGHQGEVAAANIRALIEDGPLTTYEPFPDGVILTLGPSGGAGWIPELGFLDATATTQFKGTFRLADFRDQLGA
- a CDS encoding helix-turn-helix domain-containing protein; translated protein: MGDNELGLFLRARRAEVTPAEVGLPSGTRRRTPGLRRSEVAMLAGISVEYLIRLEQGRDRRPSPQVLAALAGPLRLTAAERAHLHRLTRTARLCGGLVKDQDQTVRPGLRGLLDQLEPGAAMLVNQVGDVLAYTSGFRRLAAPIGLLAGDPPNLNRYVFTDPRAREAYPDWAHVADEQVAALKDGPPRPDFTGELEAAAGDELTQRLRRVPGLPRAHGLLRLEHPEAGSLRLAYETLKLPGDDNLRLVVQLPADEATAEALRRIAPLRLVAG